The Leclercia sp. S52 genome has a segment encoding these proteins:
- a CDS encoding sigma-70 family RNA polymerase sigma factor translates to MLNPETGREDRKITTSDVRQQLTVHLNRLWRYGLVLSRSRDMAEELVQATCVRALEKSAQFVPGTRIDRWLFSILHSIWISDLRARRVRMGQGFVDTEDLLAHDTHEQDEDRQRYQQIMRRVNALPEAQRNALFLVYVEGFSYQEAADTLSVPIGTIMSRLATARATLANTASVPPAAKEKRW, encoded by the coding sequence ATCCTGAATCCTGAAACCGGGCGCGAGGATCGAAAAATCACCACCAGCGACGTTCGCCAGCAGCTTACTGTACATCTGAATCGCCTCTGGCGCTACGGCCTGGTGCTGTCGCGCAGCCGGGATATGGCCGAGGAGCTGGTGCAGGCCACCTGCGTGCGTGCCCTGGAAAAGAGCGCGCAGTTTGTGCCGGGCACGCGCATCGACAGGTGGCTGTTTTCGATCCTCCATTCGATCTGGATCTCCGATCTGCGCGCGCGCCGCGTGCGGATGGGGCAGGGCTTTGTTGATACCGAGGATCTGCTGGCCCACGACACTCACGAACAGGACGAGGATCGTCAGCGTTACCAGCAGATCATGCGTCGGGTTAACGCTCTGCCGGAGGCGCAGCGCAATGCACTCTTTCTGGTCTACGTCGAAGGCTTTAGCTATCAGGAGGCGGCCGACACCTTATCGGTGCCGATTGGCACGATCATGAGCCGGCTGGCCACCGCCCGGGCGACGCTGGCCAACACGGCGTCTGTCCCGCCTGCTGCAAAGGAGAAACGCTGGTGA
- a CDS encoding tetratricopeptide repeat protein — protein MHKLTSACFMLFVLVQAPLALAMGDNNTDKTTPDCPKGQVYDSVSKKCVPDKSGSLSDLDKTHYAYHLAKKGEYQAALNLLDTLKDSNTAEAWNYRGYATRKLGRTDEGIGYYQRSLALAPNYAKAREYLGEAWMVKGRPDLAGEQLKAIAAICGQTCEEYRDLQAAINGHPES, from the coding sequence ATGCATAAACTTACTTCTGCCTGTTTCATGCTGTTCGTTCTCGTCCAGGCGCCTCTGGCGCTGGCGATGGGCGATAATAATACCGACAAGACCACCCCGGACTGTCCGAAAGGGCAGGTATATGACAGCGTGAGCAAAAAATGCGTGCCGGATAAGTCCGGCAGCCTCAGCGATCTGGATAAAACCCACTATGCGTATCACCTGGCGAAAAAAGGGGAGTATCAGGCGGCCCTGAATCTGCTCGACACTCTGAAGGACAGCAACACGGCCGAGGCCTGGAACTACCGCGGCTATGCCACCCGCAAGCTGGGGCGCACCGACGAGGGGATTGGCTACTATCAGCGTTCGCTGGCCCTGGCCCCGAACTACGCCAAAGCGCGGGAATACCTTGGCGAAGCCTGGATGGTGAAAGGCCGTCCCGATCTCGCCGGTGAGCAGCTGAAAGCGATCGCCGCCATCTGCGGCCAGACCTGTGAAGAGTACCGGGATCTGCAGGCGGCCATTAACGGCCATCCTGAATCCTGA